A window of Sorex araneus isolate mSorAra2 chromosome 3, mSorAra2.pri, whole genome shotgun sequence genomic DNA:
AGCAGTGACACTGGAAGCTCCCAAGGGTGTTGATACAATCCTGGGAGCAAGAGGAACCACTCTCACATTCATTCACATCAACGCAGTCTCGCTGACTAAAGTCCAGCTGGTAACCTTCTGGACAGAGGCACATATAGTTTTCCCCATGGGGTTCAGGACGGCATGTAGCTTTTCCTCGGCAGGGGTTGGAGCTGCAAGGGTTCCTGGAGGCACAAGTCACCAAATCATCCAGCAGCCGGAATCCCGGCCTGCAGCCACAGCGGAAGGACCCGTCCCCCCCCTCAAAGCAGTCCTGCTGACAGCCTCCATTGTTGAAATTGCATCCATATTTGGAGCTCACACACAAGGGACCCGAGTTACCCCAGTGGAACACATCAGGCTCTTTCTCCTTGCAAATGAAGTAACTCAGCACATTCTCGGAGTCCTCATCGCCACAGACCACATTAGCAACGGAAGCAAAAGGCACAGCCTCCAGGTTGGAACTAGTTGTCTGGAAGGGGGTGGTATAATTCACATGGCCTGGGCCCCCCAAAGTCAGGGGCCGGCACATGCCTTTGAAGCTGAATTTGCACACGAAGCCCtcgatgttgcttccaggagatCCAGGGGAGCCACAGGGACCTTCAGACCATTTGGGAAGGCGGCTGGCCTGGGGTGGCAGGGAGAGGTCCAGCAGGAGAGACACGCAGCGCTTGGAGACACAGGAGCCCCTCAGCTCTTTGTGCCAGTTAGTGTAGTCTGTGTGTGCCCCACCGCCCAGCCAGCTGAAGCCCTTCAGGGGCAGGTCAGGGTCCAGGCACTTGCCCTTCTCACGCTGGAGTCCGATCCAGAACTTGCCTATCCGAGTTTCCAGGAGTGCCTCTGATTTCAGGAGCTGGCCCAGGGCTTGCTGGATGTGCCGTGCCTCCTCCTCATTCCTCACGGACGCCAGGTTGCCCCCATTCTGACTGCAGTGATCTTGGGCCTGGGCTGCGGTCAGCTTGCCCCAGTGGGCCGTGTAGCAGGCAGCTTCTGCACAGACCACAGCTTCCTTGTCGGCACTGGTCCCCGCCCAGGGCTGGacgaggagcagcagcagcagcaggcagcAGGAGGTGGCCATGGGAGCCTCCGAGTTTCCCTTGGTGTAGCTGAAAACGAGGCGACAATAGCGGCGATCCCAGCTGAGTTCCAAGGGGAGTGGAGGGTTCAGCAGCAATTGCTCAGGCTCAGGGAAGGACACAAAGGCTGAGGGCTTTTCACGTCCTCCTGACCCAAGGCGCATCCTGTGCTGTTGTACTTCTTATTTCTCACCGGATGCTGGGGCTTCCTGCAGTGAATAGTTTTCTGACTCCTGTTGCCTTCATCACAGTTTTGTTGTTCATAAAAGGGGCCAGGCAGCTTCTCTGGATCCCTGGCTAAGCACAGGGGAAACAGCGTTTCTAGGAAAGAGGCTTACGCTCAGGGACACTGTCTGCTTTGTTTTGGCTCCATTCTCTTTTCCATCCACATGAGAAAGCTAAATGGTATGTTATGGAGTGAGTAGAGGCTTTCAGGGATGAGGAAGTTGAGAAAACTCACTTAGTAACCCATAATAAAATACCATGTTGGATTGCAAACAaccagaagagaaaaattaattctcaGGCTTGAGACACAAGCCTATGGATGGTTACAAATTTCAGCCTTTTTTAGAAGTAAACTCGCTTTTGCTATCTCATGTTCCCATTGGCTTTCagaatctttctcttttattctcccCATTATAAGCTTTAAATAGACAGTTTTAAATAGAAATGGGGTCATGGGAATGTCTGCTTTTCCAACAATGCCAAGCTCCTCAAGAATGTTAAACCAGATGGGGTGAAACTTGGCAGTTTTCAGTCTCATACTTCATGTGCTGGGTTGTGATATGGAGTGTCACAAAAAAATagcagaaagggaaagaatgatATTTTTCCATTCTCCTAGCCTGGATCTGTAGACTTGCATCCCCAATGCGCAGTTGGGGGAAAACACTGGAACTGTGAGTCTGCAGAGAGAATCCAGGGAGCAGCAGCCCCTGCACAGCCATCATCAAAGACCAGAAATCAGAGGGCTCTTTTTCTGTAATCGTACACTTGCTTTGCTCACTGGGGTTACCACTGACTGAAATCTCCCAGAAGTAGGTCTCCAGACAGAAGTTGAGTCAGCTTATTTGTGGCAGAAGCAAGAGAAGAATAACATGGGGTGATGGAATGAGAAGGTGACCCTGGAACGCCATCCTCTGGGACACAAGTGGGGGGTCACGCATGTCTTCCTAGCTGCCAGAAAGCACACTGAGCAGTTCTCCTTCCGTTTCCCTCCTCTTTGTGGCAGCAACTCCTGGCCCAGTACACGGAGAATCACACAGGACAGTCATGAAGCTATGAACATATTCACCAACAACTGCCACATTGTTCCTCTTAGATATGAGTTAGGATATCACTGAGATTAACTTACTGGATATTAGCTTCCACAATGGATAAGATGCCCATCTCACACTTCAGTGGGAGATGACATTGAACAGGTATTCACAATTTTATTCCTACATCCACTTTCCAGAAAAATATTACACAacaccttccctcccccagttACCTACACCTTGCAAATCCTGGGAAtctatgttctttaaaaaaaaaaaaaaccagaaagcacCCTCCATTGCATTCAAGATTACTACCCTTTCCCTGGATAATTCAGGATCTACCTTCCCCTTATGTAGTGAGCGGACCTTCAGCATATAGTTTGCGGTCAAACATTTGCATtgacaggttgagaaagccattttacaagaaccagaggactgggacatttttacaagaacaGGATGgctagccaacaggaacagatagatcagccttctgAATATCTACTGTTATCTCCCCTAATTGCCCCGGGTgtcattagttacttctagttttaccttaaggccatgatgcAAGTAGATTGAAACCTAAACATACATCAgcactgtggagttacaataaagtattcttttgcttttgctcacctctgtgtgtgtgtgtatgtgtgtgtgtgtgtgtgtgtgtgtgtgtgtgtgtgtgtgtgtgtgtcccctctccctatcactcttgcATCCTCTCCTCGTAAACCCTGTTATCCAGTTCCGCGGGACGGGACACCCTTACACAGAGCAATGGGGTAGTATTGCCTGTGTTGGGACAGATTGCCTTGCTATTTTTACCTCATGTCATTTTTAACTAACAATAATAGTATTTGAAGCTTATTCAAGATGGTACAGAGATTCTTTCATAATCTAAAGTATCTTCCCCATGCTCTTTGGTTCCTATGGAGCTCCATTcatcatccattcatttatttgtctATTCATCCAGCTACCCATCTATTATTCACCTATATATCTGTCCATCTCTTcatatatttattcacttatcCCCCCATTCACTCATTCATAGATTTATATACTCATCCATTAGTTCATCTGTGCATTTACCTACGCATTCATCTAAGTATACAATGTATCCATACATACATCTACATACCCATTCATCAATTTGGTTTTAATTACATCTCTAGTCTGGTGGATTAGGTACTGgaattctatcactgtatcactgtcataccgttgtttgttgatttacttgagcaccaataacatctctattcctcccagccctgagattttagcaggctttccttacttgtatttcccaacgattggaggctgtttcagggtcaggagaactagacctattgttactgttggcatattgaatacaccacaggtagcttgccaggatctgcccatgcaggcaggatactcttggtagcttgctggactctccaagaggtgtatataatatatatatatatattatatagtataataataatatataatatatattactctatgatttgttgcctactgtctgaactccatcaaatatggggtgtggtaattatggaaaatgggtaggaagtgtcttataatgtgtcgcgtGGTCACCTTGCAGCTgcagtctggaaagcagcctggagtgtgggcagttgggtagtggaggtgggctgctggggctgggtcccttggggcagggagggcacccTCTGGGGtgacctgagtgaaaacagcctggtacgGAATCCAGTGGCATAGCTACAGGAGCCTCATTtaatactcccatctgggaggtgCAGcagttgagatctggagggtggccaatgaggagattatctggtgccagcagggtgtggcacggtgtggcttatgggtgtgatctctgggtcactggaaattgggggatagcaggcagaggatctctgcttccctgtcccattgagtccagagtccaaggtcacaaagttccacattatctgggttctgtgggatttcattcatgtgtgaggctccgcCTGAGTGTCTGGACTTTGGACTCTGGACTTAATGGGAccaggaagcagagatcctctgcctgtgatacaagtgaagtgaaccTTTAAATCGCTTAGTTATATTTGAATTCTAATGtccagtttttctgttttgtctttagGATCTCAGTACTGACATCATCCTTTAGAAatgtccttgttcttccttttcttccaagAGCTTGGGAAGAGCTAACAGACTATGGGCCAGACTAACAGAGGGAGGAATAACAGAAGTAAAAAATAAGGTggtcacagttaaagaaatcattgctgaaaaagttcccagagctggataatacagatgttcagatcctaggagccaggaaagtgccagctagaagggaccctaataaaaagactccaagacatatcatagtcagaataatggatgccacagatagtaacacaatactgcaaacagcaaggtcaaaaaaagaaatcacatacaaaggagcacccgttagattcacagcagactaatcagaggaaaccctccaagccagaagacaatggtgagatatagtgaaaacactcaatgaaatgaatgcctcaccatgaatactttatccggctaagctctcactcaaactcaaaggaaccatacacaatatcatgaataaacaacaattaaggaacttcatagactcaaaaccaagcttgaaagaagaactaaaggggcttttgtaagacaaggaaaaaccctacaagaacagcAAACCCTGCAGAgggatgacacaaaatcccatgaaaataatctttctcaatgtcaatggcctaaataaaccaattaaaagacagagagtggcaaaatggattcgaaaacaaaacccaaccttctgctgcctaaaagaaacacagctgaacagtcagagcaaaagtcaaaggatggaaaacaattctgcaagcaaacaactccctcaaaaaagctagggttgccatactagtatccgacaacatagatatCAGGTTAAAAAAGACTAGAAGGGACAGCgagggtcacttcctatttatcaagggatatgtacaacaggaagaaatcacactcttaaatggatacgcacctaatgagtgaccggctaaatatttaaaacaagtcctaacagaatttaaggagaacATTGCTAgtagcacaatagtagtcggagatatcaacaccgccttatcacctctgtatAGATCgataagaataaaactcaccaaggaaatactgacactgaaggaaaaaatagaagagagaggcctaatagacctatacagggctttacgcccctaaaagaaagaatacacattctttttttttttctttttgggtcacacctggcgatgcacaggggttactcctggctctgcactcaggaattactcctgggggtgctcaggggaccatatgggatgctgggatttgaacccgggtcggccgcgtgcaaggcaaacaccctacccactgtgctatctctccagccccaagaatacacattcttttctagttcacaaggaacattttccaaaatagaccatgtactgggccacaaaacatacctcaatagaatcagaaaaatagaaattgtatcaactaccttctcagaccatgatgcgctgaagatagaagctaaccacacacagacgcagagaatcaaagcaaacacctggaaattaaacagctcagtgttgaacagtgagtggatcaggaaggaaatcaaggaagaaatcaagagatacctcgaaacaataaaaatgaagaaatgagctaccaaaacctatgggacacagctaaaaaggtgttaaggggaaaatttatagctctgcaagcattccttaggaaggaaggaagggcctacacagatagcttgacttcacagctcaaggccttagaaaaggacaagaaaaaggaacccaaatcagaccgaaggaagaaaaaaataaaaattagagcagaaattaatgacatggaaacccagaaaacaatctgaaaggtcaatgaaaccaagagctggttctttgagaaaataaacaagattgtttAAATGCTAGCAAGATTCAcaacgaaagagagagagaaagagagaaccctaataaacggaatcaggaatgaaaagggggacatcacaacagaaaccaatgaaattcaaaagatcatcagagactactttgaaagtctatatgcgatgaaacaagagaacctaaaagaaatggatgaattccttgactcctacaatctcccaagactgaaccaagaagacttggaatacctgaatagacccatgaatatcaaggaaattgaaactgtaatcaaaagtctacccaaaaacaaaagccaaggtccagatggattcactggcgaattcttccaaacatttaaagaagacctgttgccagttattctcaagcttttccaggaaattgaagaaacaagaactctcccaaatagtttctatgaagcacatatctccctaataccaaaagcaaagaaagacaccactaagaaagaaaattatagaccaatatccctgataaacactgatgtgaagatcctcaacaaaatattagcaaataggatccaacaattcatcaaaaaggtcatacaccgtgaccaagtgggattcatcccggggatgcaaggatggtttaacattcggaaatcaatcagcataatccatcatatcaacaaaagtaaagataaaaaacatacgatcatatcaattgatgcagagaaagcatttgacaagatccaacaaccGTTTCTGATGAAAAccttcaccaaaatgggttttggaggaaccttcctcaagatagtcgaagacctctaccacaagcctatggcaagcattatcctcaatggggaaaagctaagggcctttcctctaagatcagggataagacaaggatgcccactctcaccacttctgttcaatatagtactggaagtacttgcgatagcttttaggcaagaaaaatatatcgagggcatccagagaggaaaggaagaaatcaaactctctctATTTGCAgccgatatgatactatatctagagaagcctaaatcctctgctaagaaactcttagaaacaatagacttgtacagtaaagtttcaggctataaaatcaatacccccaaatccttcctatatgcaaacaatgagacagaaaaagggacatgtaaaaagcaatcccattcacaattgtgccccagaaaatcaagtacctcagaatcagcttaactaaggaagtaaaagacctctacaaagaaaactacaagacgctactccatgaaattgaagaggacgtgaggaaatggaaacatataccctgctcatggttagggagaatcaacattgtcaaaatgacaatactcccaaaagcattatatagattcaacgtgatccctataaggatacccatgacattattcaaagaaatggatcaagcaatcctgaaattcatatggaacaacaaacacccgcggatagctaaaacaattcttgaaaaaaaaaaaaaggtagcatcacactccccaacctcaaacttactacgaagcggtaataatcaaaacagcatggtactggaaaaagaCAAAGTCTAAGACCAATGGAACAccgtggaatatccctacacacaaccccatatgtatgaccatctaatatttgataagggagcaagatatgtgaagtggagcaaggaaagccactttaacaaatggtgctggcacaactggacaaccacatgcaaaagaatgggcttagacctcgacctgacaccatgcacaaaaatcagatcaaaatggattaaagacctcaacatcagaccacaaaccataaggtacattgaagacaagtttggcaaaaccctccacgatattgaagataaaggtatcttcaaagatgacatgcaactgaccaaccaagaggaaacagagataaataaatggggctacattaaactaagaagcttctgcaacgcaaaagatacagtgaccagaatacaaagacagtctacagaatgggaaaggatattcaccaatacccatccaataaggggttgatatcaagggtatatgaggcactggttgaactctacaagaagaaaacatccaaccccatcagaaaatggggcgaagaaatgaacagaaactttcccaaggaagagatatgaacggccaaaaggcacatgaaaaagtgctctacatcactaatcatcaaggaaattcagatcaaaataaccatgagataccacctcacaccacagagactggcttacatccaaaagaacaaaaacaaccactgttggagaggatgtggggagaaagggacccttctacactgctggtgggaataccgactggttcagcccttttggaaaacaatatggacacttctcaaaaaattagaaattaagctcccatttgacccagcaataccactactgtgaatataccccgaagaagcaaaaaagtatagtcgaaatgacatctgaacttatatgttcatcgcagcactgtttttcaaaagccagagtctggaaaacaccagagtgcctgagaacagatgactggttaaagaaactgttgtATATCTatatggagtactatgcagctgttagaaaaaatgaagtcatgatctttgcataCAAttcgatcaacatggaaagtgtcatgctaagtgaaatgagtcagaaagagagagacagacatagaaacattgcactcatctgtggaatataaaataacagagtaggagagtaatatccaagaatagtagaaataagtaccaggaggttggctccatgcttggaa
This region includes:
- the CD93 gene encoding complement component C1q receptor, which produces MATSCCLLLLLLLVQPWAGTSADKEAVVCAEAACYTAHWGKLTAAQAQDHCSQNGGNLASVRNEEEARHIQQALGQLLKSEALLETRIGKFWIGLQREKGKCLDPDLPLKGFSWLGGGAHTDYTNWHKELRGSCVSKRCVSLLLDLSLPPQASRLPKWSEGPCGSPGSPGSNIEGFVCKFSFKGMCRPLTLGGPGHVNYTTPFQTTSSNLEAVPFASVANVVCGDEDSENVLSYFICKEKEPDVFHWGNSGPLCVSSKYGCNFNNGGCQQDCFEGGDGSFRCGCRPGFRLLDDLVTCASRNPCSSNPCRGKATCRPEPHGENYMCLCPEGYQLDFSQRDCVDVNECESGSSCSQDCINTLGSFQCHCWIGYEPIDIEHVTCEDVDECATNNSLCIQGCVNTEGSFYCTCQEGYVQGNDSQQCVDVDECTSPEATQKCDSLCINTQGSFHCACHPGWELASDGFSCKMISVSPGLLAGTSQDMGGRDSSSVPPAMVFSSTKDPELTSTVAPSTTKLSLPPRVHTTSAAPETLTRTGLPDFWMEPNSHDPTAIPGHEEPTGGDVVAKHSDEEGTDGQKLLLFYILGSVVAILLLLALALGLLVYRKRRARREEIKEKKPQSATDTYSWVPERPEKRAKENQYSPTPGRDC